In Candidatus Palauibacter scopulicola, one genomic interval encodes:
- the folK gene encoding 2-amino-4-hydroxy-6-hydroxymethyldihydropteridine diphosphokinase yields the protein MNASPRAILLTLGSNIDPERNIVAALEALDELLGIEGASPIYEADPVGNPGMPRFLNAAVRITTDLSPGELKFEVIRPLERRLGRVRTADPNAPRTIDIDIAAVQGLVVDQDELKLPDPEIPTRAHLAVPLADVAPEFRHPRLGLTLGQIAAPFRDEPGLARRDDVRWP from the coding sequence GTGAACGCCTCCCCCCGCGCCATCCTCCTCACGCTGGGCTCGAACATCGATCCCGAGCGGAACATCGTCGCGGCCCTCGAAGCGCTCGACGAACTGCTGGGCATCGAGGGAGCATCGCCCATCTACGAAGCGGACCCGGTCGGGAACCCGGGGATGCCCCGCTTCCTGAACGCGGCCGTGCGCATCACGACCGACCTCTCCCCGGGAGAACTGAAGTTCGAGGTCATCCGGCCGCTGGAGCGCCGCCTGGGACGTGTCCGGACCGCCGACCCCAACGCCCCCCGCACGATCGACATCGACATCGCCGCCGTGCAGGGTCTGGTCGTCGATCAGGACGAGCTGAAGCTGCCCGACCCGGAGATCCCGACGCGGGCGCATCTGGCGGTGCCCCTCGCGGATGTGGCGCCGGAGTTCCGGCATCCCCGCCTCGGACTCACCCTGGGTCAAATCGCGGCCCCTTTCCGCGACGAACCGGGGCTCGCGAGACGCGACGATGTCCGGTGGCCGTGA
- a CDS encoding cation:proton antiporter, whose product MNLQDPALTFALAITAGVVAQSLARHARVPGILLLLATGILLGPEFANIVRPDTLGDGLNPIVGLAVAVILFEGALQLNLDRLRREALTIRRLITLGALVTIAGAAVTAMLALGWSLRIALLFGALVSVTGPTVINPLTRRIRLRSNLRTILEAEGVLIDPVGAILAVVAFELALASTAGDVGAGFLGLVTRLGLGSVIGVAGGFIIGGLLRMRRAIPSDLRNIFTLACVLALYQGSHAILPESGIMTVAIAGLVVGNMGPRHARELVEFKEQLTFLLVGLLFVLLSAAVDLADVRALGAGGIVTVIVLVAVIRPLCVLLCTRGAGLSRNEQAFLAWLAPRGIVAFAVSSLFAAELAHSGMEVEGNQLRAMVFLVIAVTVVVLGGTGGLVARLLGVRKPSNHGFAIVGANPIGRALARTLRAARGGDAPIVLIDTNPTEAGAAESDGFRVVLGNANDSRALLKAGVESRHALVALTPNEGVNLLIAKRVEESCPGVSRLVAIDPLTPGVEPEQVDESGASVLFGLGLDHERWAHEFRRDRVEIEPLIFEGLAGRRISQIETLADRRFPALALVHRRGRREQPVSSGTMLKPGDVVWFGWLRGQAELAESRLARAGFRRPDIERPEGGGETAEEDAPDAGGTLPGEGPDSER is encoded by the coding sequence GTGAACCTCCAGGATCCGGCACTCACGTTCGCCCTCGCCATCACGGCGGGCGTCGTGGCGCAGTCGCTGGCGCGGCACGCGCGCGTTCCCGGTATCCTCCTCCTGCTCGCGACCGGCATCCTCCTCGGACCCGAGTTCGCGAATATCGTGCGGCCCGACACGCTGGGCGATGGCCTCAATCCCATCGTCGGGCTGGCGGTCGCGGTGATCCTCTTCGAGGGCGCGCTGCAACTCAACCTCGACCGGCTGCGGCGCGAGGCGCTGACGATCCGCCGGCTGATCACGCTCGGCGCTCTGGTCACGATCGCCGGGGCCGCCGTCACCGCCATGCTTGCGCTAGGCTGGAGCCTCCGCATCGCGCTGCTGTTCGGGGCACTCGTCTCGGTCACGGGCCCGACCGTGATCAACCCGCTCACGCGCCGGATCCGTCTCCGAAGCAACCTGCGGACGATCCTCGAGGCGGAAGGCGTGCTCATCGATCCGGTCGGCGCGATCCTCGCGGTCGTCGCGTTCGAACTGGCGCTCGCGTCGACGGCGGGGGACGTGGGGGCCGGCTTCCTCGGCCTCGTCACGCGCCTGGGCCTCGGCTCCGTCATCGGCGTGGCGGGAGGGTTCATCATCGGCGGACTGCTGAGGATGCGGCGCGCGATCCCCTCCGATCTCCGGAACATCTTCACGCTCGCATGCGTCCTCGCGCTCTACCAGGGTTCGCACGCCATCCTGCCCGAGAGCGGGATCATGACCGTCGCCATCGCCGGCCTCGTCGTCGGCAACATGGGACCCCGGCACGCGCGCGAACTGGTCGAGTTCAAGGAGCAACTCACCTTTCTGCTCGTCGGGCTCCTCTTCGTCCTCCTGTCGGCGGCGGTGGATCTCGCCGACGTGCGGGCGCTCGGGGCGGGCGGAATCGTCACGGTGATCGTTCTCGTTGCCGTCATCCGCCCCCTCTGCGTTCTCCTCTGTACCCGGGGCGCGGGCCTGAGCCGCAACGAGCAGGCGTTTCTCGCCTGGCTGGCCCCGCGCGGGATCGTCGCCTTCGCCGTCTCGTCGCTGTTCGCGGCGGAACTCGCGCACAGCGGGATGGAGGTGGAAGGCAACCAGTTGAGGGCGATGGTCTTCCTCGTCATCGCCGTCACCGTCGTCGTCCTCGGCGGCACGGGCGGGCTCGTGGCGCGCCTGCTGGGCGTACGCAAACCGTCCAACCACGGGTTCGCCATCGTGGGGGCGAACCCCATCGGACGCGCGCTCGCCCGCACCCTGCGCGCCGCCCGCGGCGGCGATGCCCCCATCGTTCTCATCGACACGAACCCGACGGAGGCGGGGGCGGCGGAGAGCGACGGCTTCCGCGTCGTGCTCGGCAACGCGAACGATTCGCGCGCGCTTCTCAAGGCCGGGGTCGAATCGCGGCACGCCCTCGTCGCCCTCACGCCGAACGAAGGCGTGAACCTGCTCATCGCCAAGCGGGTCGAGGAGAGCTGCCCGGGCGTGAGCCGCCTCGTGGCCATCGATCCGCTCACGCCGGGCGTCGAACCCGAGCAGGTCGACGAGAGCGGCGCTTCCGTGCTGTTCGGGCTCGGGCTCGACCACGAGCGCTGGGCGCACGAGTTCCGGCGAGACCGCGTGGAGATCGAACCTCTCATCTTCGAGGGCCTCGCCGGGCGGCGCATCTCCCAGATCGAGACGCTGGCCGACCGCCGGTTCCCCGCCCTCGCCCTCGTGCATCGCCGCGGCAGACGTGAGCAGCCGGTGTCGAGCGGCACGATGCTGAAGCCCGGCGACGTGGTCTGGTTCGGCTGGCTGCGCGGACAGGCGGAACTCGCGGAATCGCGGCTCGCGCGGGCCGGCTTCCGGCGCCCGGACATTGAACGTCCGGAGGGCGGCGGGGAGACGGCCGAAGAAGACGCCCCCGACGCCGGTGGCACGCTTCCGGGCGAGGGGCCAGATTCGGAGCGATGA
- a CDS encoding DUF4153 domain-containing protein encodes MKLPSVERLAAAAWVTARRFPVVLTCAVVAAIAAMRAINAETALELRLVATAALGLPLITGLTLLAERWKFAWPRHWALRGLGVAVLALYYWQWPNWGENIAGLRHFHLTATLHLLVAFIAYVGVREPNGFWHFNRTLFFRFGLGAIYTGVLFAGLSIAMFGIENLFNVDIADENYGRLFFFLGFVFQTWFVLAGVPDDFEQLERRDDYPAGLRVFAQYVLLPLVAVYLIILTAYLGRVVITTTWPSGWIGLLVSALAAFGILSLLLVHPRRGREGHAWIDTYARIFWILIIPSIVMLLLAIGQRIEQYGITERRYLLLLLGVWLAGAAVFYTVTRSREIKGIPLTLAVIGAVTFVGPWSAYAVAERSQVGRLEDLLSTHGVLADGRVSPAAVEIPPENWQQINDVLLYLISWHGTSAIDEWFEGGVATVDTVGDGMAASSRVAEAGRRATAIADHFGLAPSEGLLADPFGFVDISAPGGRNEAVEVSGFDRAVFERNLLGGRYPFEGDSLTFEAAADSLGTTIRLGGAALATVSFAELIARAGRSGTTTAPGRVQLPPDSLRLDISGAEVTARVQVTLLRLFDGDGGLRPTRVTGTLLLGPAEDSPP; translated from the coding sequence GTGAAGCTCCCCTCGGTCGAACGGCTCGCCGCGGCGGCGTGGGTGACGGCGCGGCGGTTCCCCGTCGTCCTGACCTGCGCCGTCGTCGCCGCCATCGCCGCGATGCGGGCGATCAACGCGGAAACGGCGCTCGAACTTCGCCTCGTCGCCACCGCCGCTCTCGGCCTCCCGCTGATCACCGGGCTCACCCTGCTGGCGGAGCGCTGGAAGTTCGCCTGGCCGCGGCACTGGGCGCTGCGCGGACTCGGCGTGGCGGTGCTCGCCCTCTACTACTGGCAGTGGCCGAACTGGGGCGAGAACATCGCCGGCCTGCGCCATTTTCACCTGACCGCGACCCTGCATCTGCTCGTCGCCTTCATCGCCTACGTCGGCGTCCGCGAGCCCAACGGCTTCTGGCACTTCAACCGCACGCTCTTCTTCCGGTTCGGCCTCGGGGCGATCTACACCGGCGTCCTCTTCGCCGGACTCTCGATCGCCATGTTCGGCATCGAGAACCTGTTCAACGTCGACATCGCCGATGAGAACTACGGCCGGCTCTTCTTCTTCCTCGGCTTCGTCTTCCAGACGTGGTTCGTGCTCGCGGGCGTGCCGGACGATTTCGAGCAACTGGAACGCCGCGACGACTATCCGGCGGGCCTGCGCGTCTTCGCCCAGTACGTGCTCCTCCCGCTCGTCGCCGTCTACCTGATCATCCTCACCGCCTACCTCGGGCGCGTGGTGATCACGACGACCTGGCCCAGCGGCTGGATCGGCCTCCTCGTGTCCGCCCTCGCCGCCTTCGGCATCCTGTCGCTCCTCCTCGTGCATCCCCGCCGCGGGCGGGAAGGCCACGCGTGGATCGACACGTACGCCCGCATCTTCTGGATTCTCATCATCCCCTCCATCGTGATGCTCCTGCTCGCCATCGGGCAGCGCATCGAACAGTACGGGATCACCGAGCGCCGGTATCTCCTGCTCCTCCTCGGCGTCTGGCTTGCGGGAGCCGCCGTCTTCTACACGGTGACGCGGTCGCGCGAGATCAAGGGGATTCCGCTGACGCTGGCCGTCATCGGCGCCGTCACCTTCGTCGGCCCCTGGTCCGCTTACGCCGTGGCCGAACGGAGCCAGGTGGGCCGGCTCGAGGATCTACTTTCGACGCACGGCGTGCTGGCCGATGGCCGCGTCTCGCCGGCCGCCGTCGAGATCCCGCCCGAGAACTGGCAGCAGATCAACGATGTCCTCCTCTACCTGATTTCGTGGCACGGGACCTCGGCCATCGACGAGTGGTTCGAGGGCGGCGTGGCGACGGTGGATACGGTCGGCGACGGAATGGCGGCCTCGTCGAGGGTTGCGGAGGCCGGACGGCGGGCGACGGCCATCGCGGACCACTTCGGGCTCGCGCCCTCCGAGGGGCTGCTCGCGGATCCCTTCGGGTTCGTCGACATCTCGGCGCCGGGGGGGCGGAACGAGGCGGTCGAGGTGTCCGGCTTCGACCGGGCCGTGTTCGAGCGGAACCTCCTCGGGGGGCGCTACCCGTTCGAGGGCGACTCCCTCACCTTCGAGGCCGCCGCGGACAGCCTCGGAACGACGATCCGGCTCGGCGGCGCCGCACTGGCCACGGTGTCCTTCGCCGAACTCATCGCGCGCGCCGGGCGCTCCGGGACCACGACGGCGCCCGGAAGGGTGCAACTGCCGCCGGACTCCCTGCGGCTCGACATCTCCGGGGCGGAGGTGACGGCTCGCGTCCAGGTCACGCTGCTCCGGCTCTTCGACGGCGACGGAGGGCTGCGGCCGACGCGCGTGACCGGCACGCTGCTCCTCGGGCCCGCCGAGGACTCCCCGCCGTAG
- a CDS encoding aminotransferase class I/II-fold pyridoxal phosphate-dependent enzyme — MKIHTARRTHGFTESVIRMMTRLSNEHGAINLSQGFPDFESPDTLKIGAARAIYDDVNQYAITWGAKRYRDALAARYLDWYGLDVDPEAHLTITCGATEAMMAVLLAVVDPGEEVIVFEPFYENYGPDTTLCDATPVFVPLTPEWRIDFDRLRAAFSDRTRAIIVNTPNNPTGRVFTRDELEKIAILCQEFDAYAITDEVYEHILYDGARHIPMATLPGMRDRTITISAASKTFAVTGWRMGTVVAHPELSDAIRKVHDFLTVGAAAPLQEGVATGLEMLPPSYYEGLADVYGAKRDLFYPALVEAGFQCRKPEGAYYVLADFSDLSDLPDDEFAFWLTRTVGVAPVPGSSFFHNPEDGRKLVRFAFCKTEALLEQAAERLVTVRARV, encoded by the coding sequence ATGAAAATCCATACCGCCCGCCGTACGCACGGCTTCACGGAATCCGTGATCCGGATGATGACCCGTCTCTCGAACGAACACGGGGCCATCAACCTGTCGCAGGGTTTTCCCGACTTCGAGTCGCCCGACACGTTGAAGATCGGCGCGGCGCGCGCGATCTACGACGACGTGAACCAGTACGCGATCACGTGGGGCGCAAAGCGGTACCGCGACGCGCTCGCCGCGCGCTATCTCGACTGGTACGGGCTCGACGTCGACCCGGAGGCGCACCTCACCATCACGTGCGGGGCGACCGAAGCGATGATGGCGGTGCTCCTGGCGGTCGTGGACCCGGGAGAGGAAGTCATCGTCTTCGAGCCCTTCTACGAGAACTACGGGCCGGACACCACGCTCTGCGACGCAACCCCCGTGTTCGTGCCGCTGACCCCGGAGTGGCGCATCGACTTCGACCGCCTGCGGGCGGCGTTCAGCGACCGGACGCGCGCGATCATCGTTAACACGCCGAACAACCCCACGGGCCGCGTGTTCACCCGCGACGAACTCGAGAAGATCGCGATCCTGTGCCAGGAGTTCGACGCCTACGCGATCACCGACGAGGTGTACGAGCACATCCTCTACGATGGGGCGCGGCACATTCCGATGGCGACGCTCCCCGGCATGCGGGACCGCACGATCACGATCAGCGCCGCCTCGAAGACGTTCGCGGTCACGGGCTGGCGGATGGGGACGGTCGTGGCGCACCCGGAGTTGTCGGACGCCATCCGCAAGGTCCACGACTTCCTCACCGTGGGGGCCGCCGCGCCCCTCCAGGAAGGCGTGGCCACCGGCCTCGAGATGCTTCCGCCCTCCTATTATGAAGGGCTCGCGGACGTGTACGGCGCGAAACGGGACCTCTTCTATCCCGCGCTCGTCGAGGCCGGGTTCCAGTGCCGCAAGCCGGAGGGCGCGTACTACGTCCTCGCCGACTTCTCGGACCTCTCGGATCTTCCCGACGACGAATTCGCGTTCTGGCTCACGCGCACCGTCGGCGTGGCCCCCGTCCCCGGATCCAGCTTCTTCCACAACCCGGAAGATGGGCGCAAGCTCGTGCGGTTCGCCTTCTGCAAGACGGAGGCGCTGCTCGAACAGGCCGCCGAGCGGCTCGTGACGGTCAGGGCCCGGGTGTGA
- a CDS encoding DUF3810 family protein has product MERLRIPNLATYLPVAPSDLLLAAPVAARVLFGLSPAGRAVQAAALGVYAGSALIDWAVRADARRVDFEAAFGFDPLSPPAAPEEERRRDVEGLVERLNANYVPMDTPRKELAKQVDLCLTDFLAELTGQRLETSSQVREFMLAQIVFPFALGAADPLTGDVAIFRSTGIFEPHVIAHEFCHRKGYLKEVEAQVLGYLALVRSGEPVLEQSAHAERLDRHLWVLAERDAAAYNGLLDDLGLREELKDAFAVRHPAEGPVSGVVGPLMKNAYDARMKLTGQNGLSDYDEGFTNFLLAMEQTAAS; this is encoded by the coding sequence ATGGAAAGACTCCGCATCCCCAACCTGGCGACGTACCTCCCGGTCGCGCCTTCCGACCTCCTTCTCGCCGCCCCCGTCGCGGCGCGGGTGCTCTTCGGTCTGAGCCCGGCCGGACGCGCGGTGCAGGCGGCCGCGCTCGGCGTGTACGCGGGCAGCGCGCTCATCGACTGGGCGGTTCGGGCGGACGCCCGCCGCGTGGACTTCGAGGCTGCGTTCGGTTTCGACCCGCTCTCCCCGCCAGCCGCGCCGGAGGAGGAGCGGCGACGCGATGTCGAAGGTCTCGTGGAGCGGCTGAACGCAAACTACGTGCCGATGGATACGCCGCGGAAGGAACTGGCGAAGCAGGTCGACCTGTGCCTCACTGACTTCCTCGCGGAACTCACCGGCCAGCGCCTGGAGACGAGTTCGCAGGTCCGGGAGTTCATGCTCGCGCAGATCGTCTTTCCCTTCGCGCTCGGGGCGGCCGACCCGCTGACGGGAGACGTCGCGATCTTCAGGAGCACGGGCATCTTCGAGCCCCATGTGATCGCGCACGAGTTCTGCCACCGCAAGGGATACCTGAAGGAGGTCGAGGCGCAGGTGCTCGGCTATCTCGCCCTCGTGCGTTCGGGTGAACCGGTCCTCGAGCAGTCGGCGCACGCCGAACGCCTGGACCGCCACCTCTGGGTGCTGGCGGAGCGGGACGCCGCCGCCTACAACGGCCTCCTCGACGACCTCGGACTCCGGGAGGAGTTGAAGGACGCGTTCGCCGTGCGCCACCCGGCGGAGGGTCCGGTGAGCGGCGTCGTGGGTCCGCTGATGAAGAACGCCTACGACGCCCGCATGAAGCTCACGGGGCAGAACGGCCTCTCCGACTACGACGAGGGCTTCACGAACTTCCTCCTCGCGATGGAGCAAACCGCCGCGTCGTGA
- a CDS encoding SDR family oxidoreductase, protein MKLEGAVALVTGGARRLGRALSLGLAEAGCDIFIHYRSSAGAAGRTASDVRALGRHAATAAADLSHPEQVDDLFEVFDTAFGRLDILVNSAASFERTPFGEATVAEWDAALALNLRAPFLMTQRAAVRMRTATERRGTQGEHRAPGVIINMSDMSALAAWEGFAPHGVSKAGLLHLTALTARELGPEVRANAIVPGPILPPPGETAEDPAWREKGRRIPLGRTGDPRYVAHAARFLAENDYVTGATIHVDGGEHLLTGGAR, encoded by the coding sequence GTGAAACTCGAGGGCGCCGTCGCACTCGTGACGGGGGGCGCGCGCCGGCTGGGCCGCGCGCTGTCGCTGGGCCTGGCCGAGGCGGGATGCGACATCTTCATCCACTACCGGAGCTCCGCCGGGGCGGCCGGCCGCACGGCGAGCGACGTGCGCGCCCTGGGGCGCCACGCGGCGACGGCCGCGGCGGACCTCTCGCACCCGGAGCAGGTCGACGACCTGTTCGAGGTGTTCGACACGGCGTTCGGGCGTCTCGACATCCTCGTGAACTCCGCCGCGAGCTTCGAGCGCACTCCCTTCGGCGAGGCGACGGTCGCCGAGTGGGACGCCGCACTGGCGCTCAACCTGCGCGCTCCATTCCTCATGACGCAGCGGGCCGCCGTCCGAATGCGCACCGCGACCGAGCGGCGAGGAACGCAGGGGGAACATCGAGCGCCCGGCGTCATAATCAACATGTCGGACATGTCGGCGCTTGCCGCCTGGGAGGGGTTCGCGCCGCACGGGGTCAGCAAGGCCGGACTCCTGCACCTGACGGCGCTGACGGCCCGCGAGTTGGGCCCGGAGGTGCGCGCGAACGCGATCGTGCCCGGTCCGATTCTTCCGCCTCCCGGGGAGACGGCGGAGGACCCGGCCTGGCGGGAGAAGGGCCGCAGGATCCCGCTCGGGCGGACGGGCGATCCGCGGTACGTGGCGCACGCGGCGCGGTTCCTGGCCGAGAACGACTATGTGACGGGAGCGACAATCCACGTGGACGGCGGCGAACATTTGCTGACGGGAGGGGCGCGCTGA
- the folB gene encoding dihydroneopterin aldolase — MASDTVLIRDLLIRGIIGVNDWEREKKQDIVINLSLSVDARAAGESDDVADVLNYRTLTKRIIAHVETAEPYLVEALAHQIARIAIVDFGAAKAKVRVEKPGALRYARSVGVEVERTAADYA, encoded by the coding sequence ATGGCGTCGGATACGGTCCTCATCCGCGATCTCCTCATCCGGGGGATCATCGGGGTCAACGACTGGGAACGAGAGAAGAAACAGGACATCGTGATCAACCTGTCCCTATCGGTGGACGCCCGGGCCGCGGGCGAATCCGACGACGTCGCGGATGTGCTGAACTACCGGACGCTGACGAAGCGCATCATCGCGCACGTCGAAACCGCCGAGCCGTATCTCGTGGAAGCCCTCGCGCACCAGATCGCGCGGATCGCAATCGTCGACTTCGGCGCGGCGAAGGCGAAGGTCCGCGTGGAGAAGCCCGGCGCGTTGCGCTACGCGCGCTCCGTGGGGGTCGAGGTCGAACGGACGGCGGCGGACTACGCGTGA